A portion of the Gaiellales bacterium genome contains these proteins:
- a CDS encoding TSUP family transporter: MHVLGAFLAGLLVATVTTPAGVSGAVLLLPVQVSLLGVPSPAVTPTNLIFNLFATPSGVLRYRRLRGGGLMSPLAVRLLAGTVPGVVVGAVVRVEWLSGQQAFYLAAGAVLAMLGALLVVRQPAPADRPLGLAVIPPVAAAVGVVGGIYGIGGGSFLAPILILGGYTAYTVAPAALLSTLAASVVGVITFVVLGVTSSGPTHIAPDWGVGIAAGAGGLIGAWAGASLQSRIPESRLRRLLGWLALVIAARYLYLGAAG, from the coding sequence ATGCACGTCCTCGGGGCGTTCCTCGCCGGCCTGCTGGTTGCGACCGTGACGACGCCGGCCGGGGTCAGCGGCGCGGTGCTGCTGCTGCCGGTGCAGGTCAGCCTACTGGGCGTGCCGAGCCCGGCGGTGACGCCGACGAACCTGATCTTCAACCTGTTCGCGACGCCAAGTGGCGTGCTCCGCTACCGCCGTTTGCGCGGCGGCGGCCTGATGTCGCCGCTGGCGGTCCGGCTGCTCGCCGGCACCGTTCCCGGCGTCGTCGTCGGCGCGGTCGTCCGCGTCGAGTGGCTCTCCGGCCAGCAGGCGTTCTATCTCGCTGCCGGGGCGGTGCTGGCGATGCTCGGAGCGCTGCTCGTGGTCCGCCAGCCGGCGCCGGCAGATCGGCCGCTGGGGCTCGCCGTCATTCCGCCGGTCGCCGCCGCCGTCGGGGTCGTCGGCGGCATCTACGGGATCGGGGGAGGCTCGTTCCTCGCCCCGATCCTCATCCTCGGCGGATACACCGCGTACACGGTCGCTCCGGCAGCGCTGCTCTCGACGCTCGCCGCGTCCGTGGTCGGCGTCATCACGTTCGTCGTCCTCGGGGTGACCTCGAGCGGCCCGACGCACATCGCCCCTGACTGGGGCGTCGGCATCGCCGCCGGCGCGGGCGGCCTGATCGGCGCCTGGGCCGGGGCGAGCCTGCAGTCCCGCATCCCGGAGTCACGCCTGCGGCGGCTGCTCGGCTGGCTGGCACTGGTGATCGCCGCGCGCTACCTGTATCTCGGCGCGGCCGGCTAG
- a CDS encoding glycoside hydrolase family 16 protein has translation MPRTTAALAAVCAAVLIALVAPSQAAAAWKLRFTAGFNHGLNTSIWTRYNGTPRCCHETLWRPSHLVVRGGLLRLQNYRDSAYGGKWVSGGLSMGRSLNQTYGRYRIRFRMSPGRGVGMCMFLWPKQGWPPEVDFAEESSAVGGRLWETSTLHYSPRNLMIHHRVHANFTNWHTIGVNWRPGRITYVLDGHAWARIWNSHVPNRPMHLGIQTHVGTNGSTGPSPDSSTPSKVGLQIDWIKIWRWT, from the coding sequence GTGCCCCGCACCACCGCCGCGCTCGCCGCGGTCTGCGCCGCCGTCCTGATCGCCCTCGTAGCCCCCTCCCAGGCCGCCGCCGCCTGGAAGCTGCGGTTCACCGCGGGCTTCAACCACGGGCTGAACACGAGCATCTGGACGCGCTACAACGGCACGCCGCGCTGCTGCCACGAGACGCTCTGGCGGCCGTCGCACCTCGTCGTCCGCGGAGGCCTCTTGCGCCTCCAGAACTACCGCGACTCCGCCTACGGCGGCAAGTGGGTCTCGGGCGGGCTCTCGATGGGACGCTCGCTCAACCAGACCTACGGCCGCTACCGCATCCGCTTCCGGATGTCGCCGGGCCGCGGCGTCGGCATGTGCATGTTCCTGTGGCCCAAGCAGGGCTGGCCGCCGGAGGTCGACTTCGCCGAGGAGTCGTCCGCGGTCGGCGGCCGGCTGTGGGAGACATCGACGCTGCACTACAGCCCGCGCAACCTCATGATTCACCACAGGGTGCATGCCAACTTCACCAATTGGCACACCATCGGCGTCAATTGGCGCCCGGGCCGGATCACCTACGTGCTCGACGGCCACGCCTGGGCCCGGATCTGGAACAGCCACGTCCCCAACCGGCCGATGCACCTGGGCATCCAGACGCACGTCGGCACGAACGGGAGCACCGGCCCGAGCCCGGACTCGTCGACGCCGAGCAAGGTCGGCCTCCAGATCGACTGGATCAAGATCTGGCGCTGGACGTAG
- a CDS encoding acyl-CoA dehydrogenase family protein, which produces MTDTSPLTPLSDDGRMLVEAVRTLARERIAPRAAEVDHTAEFPWEAVELLRENDVFALAFPEEYGGTGTGMLTHLQAVEELSWADATVGLLLAVQGLGGLPVLLDGSEEQRQRYVPKWASGEWIAAYALTEPGAGSDAGALATRARRDGDDWVLDGVKRFITNAGVAHTYVVFARSEGGISAFMVEADDPGFAVGRIEPKMGIKGSTTGELLLDSCRLPGDRLIGEEGAGFRLAMRVLDRSRPGIAAQALGIGQAALDYAARYATERQAFGKPIADQQGIQFMLADMATALEAARGLVHRVGAMLDSRADGPELTKLSAMCKLAASDAAMRVSTDAVQILGGYGYIQEFPVERMMRDAKITQIYEGTNQIQRVVIARELLRALR; this is translated from the coding sequence GTGACCGACACGAGCCCGCTGACGCCGCTCTCCGATGACGGCCGCATGCTGGTCGAGGCGGTGCGCACGCTCGCCCGCGAGCGGATCGCGCCGCGCGCCGCCGAGGTCGACCACACCGCCGAGTTCCCCTGGGAGGCGGTCGAGCTGCTGCGCGAGAACGACGTCTTCGCGCTCGCCTTCCCGGAGGAGTACGGCGGCACCGGCACGGGGATGCTCACGCACCTCCAGGCGGTCGAGGAGCTGTCCTGGGCCGACGCGACGGTGGGGCTGCTCCTGGCCGTGCAGGGTCTCGGCGGGCTGCCGGTGTTGCTCGACGGCTCCGAGGAGCAGCGCCAGCGCTACGTGCCGAAGTGGGCGAGCGGCGAGTGGATCGCGGCCTACGCGCTGACGGAGCCCGGCGCCGGCTCCGACGCCGGCGCGCTGGCCACACGTGCCCGCCGCGACGGCGACGATTGGGTGCTCGACGGCGTCAAGCGCTTCATCACCAACGCCGGCGTCGCCCACACCTACGTCGTGTTCGCGCGCTCGGAGGGTGGCATCAGCGCGTTCATGGTCGAGGCCGACGACCCCGGCTTCGCCGTCGGCCGGATCGAGCCCAAGATGGGCATCAAGGGCTCGACGACGGGCGAGCTCCTGCTCGACTCGTGCCGCCTCCCGGGCGACCGGCTGATCGGCGAGGAGGGCGCCGGCTTCCGCCTCGCGATGCGCGTGCTCGACCGCTCCCGGCCCGGCATCGCCGCCCAGGCGCTCGGCATCGGCCAGGCGGCGCTCGACTACGCGGCCCGGTACGCGACCGAGCGGCAGGCGTTCGGCAAGCCGATCGCCGACCAGCAGGGGATCCAGTTCATGCTGGCCGACATGGCCACCGCCCTCGAGGCCGCTCGTGGCCTCGTGCACCGGGTGGGGGCGATGCTCGACTCACGTGCCGACGGGCCCGAGCTGACCAAGCTCTCGGCGATGTGCAAGCTCGCCGCGTCCGACGCGGCCATGCGGGTGTCGACCGATGCGGTGCAGATCCTGGGCGGCTACGGCTACATCCAGGAGTTCCCGGTCGAGCGGATGATGCGCGACGCGAAGATCACCCAGATCTACGAGGGCACGAACCAGATCCAGCGCGTCGTCATCGCCCGCGAGTTGCTCCGCGCGCTCCGCTAG
- a CDS encoding Xaa-Pro peptidase family protein: protein MTPAAEIERRIGRLREELGRSGLAAAVIVQHADLAYFTGTNQQAHLIVPAEGEPRLLVRRVLDRARRESALERIVPLRSLSGLAAELEDSGAGPGARVGFELDVIPAQAYLGYAKRLPGIELADCTAVVRGVRAVKSAWDLEQMAVACEQVRLACEAVPGLIGAGVREAEVQLEVERELRRAGHQGQLRFRGFNQEMHYGQVLGGPSGAVPGYSDSPLCGPGPNPAVGKGAGTHVLRPGDTVIADLVGGHDGWLSDQTRTFAVGEPPADMAAAYDVAVAILRAVEEKLAPGTPPSSLYELSAQVAADAGLEEHFMGAGAERVRFLGHGVGMEIDELPILAPGFDESLVEGNVVAIEPKFVFPGRGAVGIENMYAITATGFTTMTTASEELIRA, encoded by the coding sequence GTGACTCCCGCCGCCGAGATCGAGCGCCGGATCGGGCGCCTGCGGGAGGAGCTCGGCCGGTCCGGCCTGGCCGCCGCCGTGATCGTCCAGCACGCCGATCTCGCATACTTCACGGGCACGAACCAGCAGGCCCACCTGATCGTGCCCGCCGAGGGCGAGCCGCGCCTGCTCGTCCGCCGCGTGCTCGACCGGGCGCGGCGCGAGTCGGCGCTCGAGCGGATCGTCCCGCTGCGGTCGCTCTCCGGGCTCGCCGCCGAGCTCGAGGACTCAGGCGCCGGGCCGGGCGCGCGGGTTGGCTTCGAGCTCGACGTGATCCCGGCCCAGGCCTACCTCGGCTACGCGAAGCGCCTGCCCGGCATCGAGCTTGCCGACTGCACGGCCGTGGTGCGCGGCGTCCGCGCCGTCAAGTCGGCCTGGGACCTCGAGCAGATGGCCGTCGCCTGCGAGCAGGTGCGGCTGGCCTGCGAGGCCGTGCCGGGGCTGATCGGCGCCGGCGTCCGCGAGGCCGAGGTGCAGCTCGAGGTCGAGCGCGAGCTGCGCCGGGCTGGCCACCAGGGCCAGCTGCGCTTCCGCGGGTTCAACCAGGAGATGCACTACGGCCAGGTGCTCGGCGGGCCCAGCGGCGCCGTCCCCGGCTACTCGGACTCGCCCCTGTGCGGCCCCGGGCCGAACCCGGCCGTGGGGAAGGGGGCGGGGACGCACGTGCTCCGGCCCGGCGACACCGTCATCGCCGACCTCGTCGGCGGCCACGATGGCTGGCTCTCCGACCAGACCCGCACGTTCGCGGTGGGCGAGCCGCCGGCCGACATGGCAGCGGCCTACGACGTGGCGGTCGCCATCCTGCGCGCCGTCGAGGAGAAGCTCGCACCGGGCACGCCGCCGTCGTCGCTCTACGAGCTCTCGGCGCAGGTCGCCGCCGACGCGGGGCTCGAGGAGCACTTCATGGGCGCGGGCGCCGAGCGGGTACGGTTCCTGGGCCACGGCGTGGGGATGGAGATCGACGAGCTGCCGATCCTCGCGCCCGGATTCGACGAGTCGCTCGTGGAGGGAAACGTGGTCGCGATCGAGCCCAAGTTCGTGTTCCCCGGCCGCGGGGCGGTGGGGATCGAGAACATGTACGCGATCACGGCGACCGGCTTTACGACGATGACCACCGCGTCCGAGGAGCTGATCCGCGCGTGA
- a CDS encoding amidohydrolase — translation MILRNGPVYTMDPRLPRVAALAVAGSTIAGGVDVREGDTDTVGHERIDLDGRCVLPGFTDAHVHFQEWSLARTQVDLRPCGSKAEALQTIAAAASGEGWLRGRGWEPLRWPDGAATAADLDAVTGERPAALWSQDGHTLWVNSAALASAGGAGGNGVLHEVEAFEFPIPPPDPLECSRAVRAGMAGANARGVVSVHDFQRPGGRGLWQRLDADRRLKLRVHMAVPVEMLSAATALELRTGFGSELVRVGPVKVFMDGALGSGTAWMLDGSGDALVTPDELAAIAREAAGSGLSLAIHAIGDGAVRAALDGLEVSRDAWESVPVAPRIEHAQCVADADLPRFAALGVTASVQPIHAMDDRDLADRAWGARAASAYRWRDLLDADARMAFGSDAPVADLDPLSGIAAAVHRTADERAAWYPAQRLDVADAIVGFTAGAAYAVGEHRRRGLLLPGYAADLVVLDTDIVEHPERIGEAKVVATMIAGRWVHGAPPW, via the coding sequence ATGATCCTGCGAAACGGGCCCGTGTACACGATGGACCCGCGGCTCCCGCGCGTCGCCGCGCTGGCGGTCGCCGGGAGCACGATCGCGGGCGGCGTCGACGTGCGCGAGGGCGACACGGACACCGTTGGGCACGAGCGCATCGACCTCGACGGCCGCTGCGTCCTGCCCGGATTCACCGACGCCCACGTGCACTTCCAGGAGTGGTCGCTCGCGCGCACGCAGGTCGATCTGCGCCCCTGCGGCTCGAAGGCCGAGGCCCTGCAGACCATCGCCGCGGCGGCCTCCGGCGAAGGCTGGCTGCGCGGCCGCGGCTGGGAGCCGCTGCGCTGGCCGGACGGCGCGGCGACCGCGGCCGACCTCGACGCGGTCACCGGCGAGCGGCCGGCGGCCCTGTGGTCGCAGGACGGGCACACACTGTGGGTCAATTCCGCTGCGCTCGCGAGCGCCGGCGGCGCGGGCGGGAACGGCGTGCTCCACGAGGTCGAGGCCTTCGAGTTCCCGATTCCGCCGCCGGACCCGCTCGAGTGCTCCAGGGCGGTGCGCGCGGGCATGGCCGGGGCGAACGCGCGCGGCGTGGTGAGCGTGCACGACTTCCAGCGCCCGGGCGGCCGCGGCCTGTGGCAGCGGCTCGACGCAGACCGGCGCCTCAAGCTGCGGGTGCACATGGCCGTGCCGGTCGAGATGCTCTCCGCCGCGACCGCGCTCGAGCTGCGCACAGGGTTCGGCTCGGAGCTCGTCCGGGTGGGGCCGGTCAAGGTGTTCATGGACGGCGCCCTCGGCTCGGGCACGGCCTGGATGCTCGACGGCTCGGGCGATGCGCTCGTGACGCCGGACGAGCTGGCCGCGATCGCGCGCGAGGCGGCCGGGTCGGGCCTCTCGCTGGCGATCCACGCGATCGGTGACGGCGCGGTGCGGGCGGCGCTCGACGGGCTCGAGGTGTCACGTGACGCCTGGGAGAGCGTCCCGGTCGCGCCCCGCATCGAGCACGCCCAGTGCGTCGCCGACGCCGACCTGCCCCGCTTCGCCGCGCTCGGCGTGACCGCCTCGGTGCAGCCGATCCACGCCATGGACGACCGCGACCTGGCCGACCGGGCCTGGGGTGCGCGGGCGGCGTCCGCCTACCGCTGGCGCGACCTGCTCGACGCCGACGCCCGGATGGCGTTCGGCTCGGACGCCCCCGTGGCCGACCTCGATCCGCTGTCCGGCATCGCCGCGGCCGTCCACCGCACCGCCGACGAGCGCGCGGCCTGGTATCCGGCCCAGCGGCTCGACGTCGCCGACGCGATCGTCGGGTTCACCGCCGGCGCCGCTTATGCCGTCGGCGAGCACCGCCGCCGCGGCCTCCTGCTCCCCGGCTACGCGGCCGATCTGGTGGTGCTCGACACCGACATCGTCGAGCACCCCGAGCGGATCGGCGAGGCGAAGGTGGTGGCGACGATGATCGCCGGCCGCTGGGTGCACGGCGCCCCGCCCTGGTGA
- a CDS encoding sulfatase → MGSRLRIRLLVAVAATVGIIAVVAVGVVVEVDRSSATTTDGAAPPATVTPPPPQTGPRHPNIVLILTDDQRWDTLWSMPVVRRLLVDHGVTFTNAFVTNSDCCPSRSTILTGNYSHTTGIYVNRPPHGGAVDFHRYGDDQSTIATWLHDAGYHTGLVGKYLNGYHGRFIPPGWDTWNAFNWGFHYYGFQLFENGHPKACHGDYKCPVTYRKSAYSTNVLAGKAVKFIRTAPKSRPLFLYYAPYAPHLPATPEHRYLGAFANLPLYHPPNFNRVTASQPAWLRHMPRLGTKGLDFVRTFRRRQYESLISVDNAVRRIVAALRQTGRLHRTMIVFASDNGLEWGSHRFPAAVKRTPYDESIRIPMVVRYDPWTSTPRVDDHLILNTDWAPSWADLAHVHHPGTEGLSFLPLLHPHHGRVRWRSGFLLEGWDKNPPTADPSYCGIRGQHFLYTEYGDGSQELYDTRTDPWEIHNLIGDPTYHREFEKLHAMMLRACSPPPPGFHPH, encoded by the coding sequence TCATCGCCGTCGTCGCCGTGGGCGTGGTCGTGGAGGTCGACCGCAGCTCCGCCACCACGACCGATGGCGCCGCCCCGCCCGCGACGGTCACGCCGCCGCCCCCGCAGACCGGGCCGCGGCACCCGAACATCGTCCTCATCCTCACCGACGACCAGCGCTGGGACACGCTCTGGTCGATGCCGGTCGTGCGCCGGCTGCTGGTCGACCACGGCGTCACCTTCACGAACGCGTTCGTCACCAACTCGGACTGCTGCCCGAGCCGCTCGACGATCCTCACCGGCAACTACTCGCATACGACCGGGATCTACGTGAACCGGCCTCCGCACGGGGGCGCGGTCGACTTCCACCGCTACGGGGACGACCAGTCGACGATCGCCACGTGGCTGCACGACGCGGGCTATCACACGGGCCTCGTCGGCAAGTACCTGAACGGCTACCACGGCCGCTTCATCCCACCCGGCTGGGACACCTGGAACGCCTTCAACTGGGGCTTCCACTACTACGGCTTCCAGCTGTTCGAGAACGGTCACCCGAAGGCGTGCCACGGCGACTACAAGTGCCCCGTCACCTATCGGAAGTCGGCCTACTCGACGAACGTCCTGGCCGGCAAGGCGGTGAAGTTCATCCGCACCGCGCCGAAGTCGCGGCCGCTCTTCCTCTACTACGCGCCGTACGCGCCGCACCTGCCGGCGACGCCCGAGCACCGCTACCTGGGCGCGTTCGCCAACCTGCCGCTCTACCACCCGCCGAACTTCAACCGGGTGACGGCGTCGCAGCCCGCCTGGCTGCGGCACATGCCCAGGCTGGGCACGAAGGGCCTCGACTTCGTCCGCACCTTCCGCCGCCGCCAGTACGAGAGTCTGATCTCGGTCGACAACGCCGTGCGCCGGATCGTGGCGGCGCTCCGTCAGACCGGGCGGCTGCACAGGACGATGATCGTGTTCGCGAGCGACAACGGCCTCGAGTGGGGCTCGCACCGCTTCCCCGCCGCCGTCAAGCGGACGCCGTACGACGAGTCGATCCGGATCCCGATGGTCGTCCGCTACGACCCGTGGACGAGCACGCCGCGCGTCGACGACCACCTGATCCTGAACACCGACTGGGCGCCGAGCTGGGCCGACCTCGCCCACGTGCACCATCCCGGCACCGAGGGGCTCAGCTTCCTGCCGCTCCTGCACCCGCACCACGGCCGCGTGCGCTGGCGCAGCGGCTTCCTGCTCGAGGGCTGGGACAAGAACCCGCCGACGGCCGACCCGAGCTACTGCGGCATCCGCGGCCAGCACTTCCTCTACACCGAGTACGGGGACGGGTCGCAGGAGCTCTACGACACGCGCACCGACCCGTGGGAGATCCACAACCTGATCGGTGATCCGACCTATCACCGCGAGTTCGAGAAGCTCCACGCGATGATGCTGCGCGCCTGCTCGCCGCCGCCGCCGGGATTCCACCCGCACTGA